One Malaclemys terrapin pileata isolate rMalTer1 chromosome 21, rMalTer1.hap1, whole genome shotgun sequence DNA window includes the following coding sequences:
- the EFNA4 gene encoding ephrin-A4 isoform X1 has protein sequence MRPALVLQLLLWGRLVWGRLRPGRIPRHSVYWNSSNPRFLHDDYAVQVSIDDYLDIYCPHYEHPVATGQAETFSLHMADSEGYRGCYETPGTFKRWECNRPHAPFGPVLFSEKIQRFTPFSLGFEFQPGETYYYISVPTPESAGRCLRLRVVVCCKATTTKPVTEVPKSQPRGRGGSEDTESPGHSTALATLRPHGPCLSLALIPLPLLWL, from the exons atGCGCCCGGCGCTGGtgctgcagctcctgctctgggggCGGCTGGTGTGGGGGCGGCTCCGGCCGGGGCGCATCCCTCGGCACAGCGTCTACTGGAACTCGAGCAACCCCAG GTTCCTGCATGACGACTATGCTGTCCAGGTCTCCATCGATGACTACCTGGACATCTACTGCCCGCACTACGAGCACCCCGTGGCCACGGGCCAGGCCGAGACCTTCAGCCTGCACATGGCGGACTCCGAGGGCTACCGGGGCTGCTACGAGACGCCTGGTACCTTCAAGCGCTGGGAATGCAACCGGCCCCATGCGCCCTTCGGGCCCGTCCTCTTCTCCGAGAAGATCCAGCGCTTCACGCCCTTCTCGCTGGGCTTCGAGTTCCAGCCGGGGGAGACCTACTACTACATCT ctgtccccaccccagagagcgCCGGGCGGTGCCTGAGGCTACGAGTGGTCGTCTGCTGCAAGGCAACAA CAACAAAGCCTGTGACAGAAGTTCCCAAATCTCAGCCCCGTGGGAGAGGGGGGTCagagg ACACCGAGTCGCCGGGTCACAGCACCGCGCTGGCCACGCTCCGGCCCCACGGCCCCTGCCTCAGCCTcgccctcatccccctccccctcctgtggctctga
- the EFNA4 gene encoding ephrin-A4 isoform X2 translates to MRPALVLQLLLWGRLVWGRLRPGRIPRHSVYWNSSNPRFLHDDYAVQVSIDDYLDIYCPHYEHPVATGQAETFSLHMADSEGYRGCYETPGTFKRWECNRPHAPFGPVLFSEKIQRFTPFSLGFEFQPGETYYYISVPTPESAGRCLRLRVVVCCKATNTESPGHSTALATLRPHGPCLSLALIPLPLLWL, encoded by the exons atGCGCCCGGCGCTGGtgctgcagctcctgctctgggggCGGCTGGTGTGGGGGCGGCTCCGGCCGGGGCGCATCCCTCGGCACAGCGTCTACTGGAACTCGAGCAACCCCAG GTTCCTGCATGACGACTATGCTGTCCAGGTCTCCATCGATGACTACCTGGACATCTACTGCCCGCACTACGAGCACCCCGTGGCCACGGGCCAGGCCGAGACCTTCAGCCTGCACATGGCGGACTCCGAGGGCTACCGGGGCTGCTACGAGACGCCTGGTACCTTCAAGCGCTGGGAATGCAACCGGCCCCATGCGCCCTTCGGGCCCGTCCTCTTCTCCGAGAAGATCCAGCGCTTCACGCCCTTCTCGCTGGGCTTCGAGTTCCAGCCGGGGGAGACCTACTACTACATCT ctgtccccaccccagagagcgCCGGGCGGTGCCTGAGGCTACGAGTGGTCGTCTGCTGCAAGGCAACAA ACACCGAGTCGCCGGGTCACAGCACCGCGCTGGCCACGCTCCGGCCCCACGGCCCCTGCCTCAGCCTcgccctcatccccctccccctcctgtggctctga